The following coding sequences are from one Primulina eburnea isolate SZY01 chromosome 15, ASM2296580v1, whole genome shotgun sequence window:
- the LOC140815504 gene encoding uncharacterized protein encodes MAVIFRVLVDRDSLVQFRALVIQVGHYARVCPNRGSEISQSGGSSRQIPHQNRQTPTVHSYQQSNRTDQNKQSGSHRVGQPPRQQARVFALTEDEAHNAPDNVIAAEHFVSFHSLHPMPLSSTLSISTPLGKVMRSAEMINGCEFRYEDNVIELDCIVLEMSDFDCIVGINMLTRYKATVDCFQKKGAECFLVYAIDISRSVPKLEDIPIVSEFSDVFPDEIPGFPPVREVEFNIELMPGFSQIARPITQLTQKNAPFIWSQACEASFVELKKRLTSAPVLTIPSGVGGFTMHTDASHQGLGCALMQHGRVVAYASRQLKPHESRYPVHDLELAAVAEPELFVKIKEAQRLDQSIQKSVELVRSGHQSEFQVNNEGILFVNDRIVVPNISELRMQILRDAHCSKFSVHPGSKKMYNDLKKQFWWKRMKSDIAEFVSHCLNCQQVKAERKRPGGLLHSLKVPEWKWDHITMDFVTKLPRSSRVRFGKKGKLSPRFIGPYEILERVGDLAYRLALLPPALSGVHDVFHVSMLRKYHPDTSHVLPPDEVELDQTLSYIERPIQILDRKDKQLRNKLIPLIKVQWNRHGVEEATWELEDKMRQKYPELFK; translated from the exons ATGGCAGTAATTTttcgagttctagtggatcgagacagtctggttcagttcagagcACTGGTTATTCAG GTGGGACActatgctcgagtgtgtcctaaCCGTGGCAGTGAAATATCTCAGAGTGGGGGATCATCGAGACAGATACCTCACCAGAATCGTCAGACCCCTACAGTTCATTCTTATCAGCAATCAAACAGGACAGATCAGAATAAACAGAGTGGTAGCCACAGGGTAGGACAGCCACCAAGACAGCAGGCTCGAGTTTTTGCACTCACTGAGGATGAGGCACATAATGCTCCCGATAATGttattgcag cTGAGCACTTTGTCTCGTTTCATTCATTGCATCCTATGCCATTATCATCTACATTATCTATTTCTACTCCACTGGGCAAAGTGATGAGGTCAGCTGAAATGATAAATGGTTGTGAATTTCGTTATGAGGATAATGTAATTGAACTTGATTGTATTGTATTGGagatgtctgattttgactgcataGTTGGCATTAACATGTTGACAAGATACAAggctactgtagattgttttcagAAG aaaggagccgaATGTTTCTTGGTTTATGCGATTGATATTTCAAGGTCAGTACCTAAATTGgaagatattccaattgttagtgaattttcagatgtatttccagatgaAATTCCAGGATTTCCTCCAGTCCGAGAGGTTGAGTtcaacattgagttgatgccag gattctCACAGATTGCGAGGCCAATTACCCagctgacacaaaagaatgcaccatttattTGGTCGCAAGCATGTGAGGCTAGTTTTGTTGAACTTAAGAAGAgattgactagtgctccagttttgactattccatcaggtGTAGGAGGATTTACAATGCACACTGATGCTTCACATCAAGGACTGGGTTGTGCATTAATGCAGCATGGCCGTGTGGTTGCCTATgcttctagacagttgaagccacatgagtctAGATACCCGGTGCATGACTTGGAATTAGCAGCAGTG GCAGAACCCGAGTTGTTTGTTAAAATTAAAGAGGCCCAAAGATTAGATCAAAgtattcagaaatcagttgaactcgtcagatcaggacatcaaTCAGAATTTCAGGTCAATAATGAGGGTATTTTGTTTGTGAATGATCGTATTGTAGTTCctaatatttcagagttgaggaTGCAGATTTTGCGTGATGCTCATTGCAGTAAATTCAGTGTACACCCTGGAAgtaaaaagatgtacaatgatttgaagaaacaattctggtggaaaagAATGAAATCTGACATAGCAGAATTTGTATCTCATTGTTTGAATTGTCAACAAGTGAAAGCAGAACGGAAGCGACCAGGAGGTCTTTTGCATAGCCTTAAggttccagaatggaagtgggaccatattaccatggactttgtcacGAAATTGCCGAGGTCGTCGAGAG TTAGATTTGGAAAGAAGGGTAAATTATCACCAAGATTCataggtccgtatgagattttggaacgtgttggtgatttggcttacagaTTAGCTCTTCTTCCTCCTGCATTATCAGGtgttcatgatgtttttcatgtgtccatgttgaggaaatatcatCCAGATACTTCTCATGTACTTCCACCCGATGAGgttgagttagatcagactttgagctacattGAGAGACCGATTCAAATTCTAGACAGAAAAGATAAGCAACTTAGAAATAAATTGATACCGTTGATTAAAGTACAGTGGAACAGACATGGTGTCGAGGAGGCAACTTGGGAATTAGAAGATAAAATGAGACAAAAATATCCAGAGTTATTCAAATGA